The Triticum aestivum cultivar Chinese Spring chromosome 6D, IWGSC CS RefSeq v2.1, whole genome shotgun sequence genomic sequence GATCTATAACCTGTGAGGTTCACGTTCCAGCTACGCGTTACAACAATCAAACATGGTGACGCGCATACGCCCAAATAACATGTACTCTAGCTCCAAGATACAATGTGGCAAAAATGCGGGACATGATCCATCTCGGAATCGAATTCTAGAAGATTCGCCAATAGACAGTACAAAATCACGGATTAACCTGCCCTCTAAATCGTGCATGAACAATGAGGAGCTGGATTTCTTGAAAGCCTCACACGAATAACACAGTTAGATCATAGCACGGACGAATCATgagaaaacacaaaaagaaaaaccTAATCAACAATTAAAAGAACTAAAAAAAACAGCAGATCACACGAGATGATCGACCTCGATCGTCACATCTTGGCGAACGAGGCGGAGGACCCCGTCCGGTCGTAGTAGTACTCGGGGAGGGCCTGCGGGCGTGAGAGCATGAGGGGCCGGTCCTTGGCCTCCTCGGGGTCGTCGCAATCGTCGTCGTCCATGGTGTGGAGGTGGATGCAGGAGCACCGCTCCATGGAGATGAAGAAGGCCGCTGCCACGCTCGCGCCCACCCATACCGCGTACCCCTCCAGCTTCTCATACGAcaggatcccgccgccgccgatgccTCCGTTCATGGATGTTGTCCGTCCGACGGAGACCAGAAGGAAGGGAAGATGGGGGAATGGGGCTGGATCGGTGGCTAGTCCCCGCGTCGCCTCCGGGTTTTTCTTTGGGGCTGTTCTGGTTGTCTGCCAAAATTAGGATGGACGGGGGGAAGGAGAAGACTATCCGCGTCCCAACGGGGCACCGGCAAGCGACACGTGGACGCATGCGGAGGTGCCCGTTTCCTTGGCCCTTACTAGTCTGGAAAAGGTACGCAAGGTTGGTTACAACAGGTTCAGCGAAACCAATGAAGCACAACAACCTTCAGTCCAATGTTTGCTGTCCTTCTACAAGGAGTAAACATTTTTTTTTTGTTAGCGATGAACCTAAGATGTTAGCTGTTTCCATAACTACATGTTGGTGAAGTTGTCCTATGCATTCAGGTTTGTTGTATGTTTAATAACGCCGGCCTTTGATGTATATATGGAGGCAAACTTTTGCATCATATCCATGACCCAACTCTCCAAGTATAAGATCAAGCATCTTCTGTTGTTTAGAGCTGGGGCTTATGATTCTGCTGATATTTACTTGGTAAGAATTACCTCTGCACTTAACTTAATTGTTTTTAACTTGTTGTTTGTGTGGTGTCTTACGTTTCCTTCCATACAAAGTTGGTTTTTTTAGTTAGTTTCATGCAGTTTGTACTTGATATCTGTGCTGACATgagctcttttttttttttgcagctGTGCCAAATTATGCATTTTCCCGTTGCACTAATTTATTTTAACCGCTCACCCATTTTATGGCTTCACTTTTTTTTGGTCTTATGTGTTCATCCTTCATTGATAGCTTGATGCCAAATCTGCACAAGATCCTGTTGGCATTAAAGCTTATATCATTAGTTTCATTTGACAGATGGAGCTAAACACCATGCTTCCCAAGTGTTGCGGTTAAGAGAGGGTGTGCCTTCGATATTACGGCTTATATATTAGGGCAACGATTTTGCATTCGATTAATAAAGTTTATCAAGAAAAcgatgtaaaattatttgtgcaacaGCATTCGATAATCCATCGTCTCAAAACAAATAAGCTGAGGAATATTGCCGAGTTCTTCAAGCATTTGTTGGGCACCGACGCTCTCCCTTTGCATGTCTTGGCTTATATCTAGTTGAAGGAGGAAGGCACCACATCTTCCTCTCGGAATTTTATAAGATTCTTTTGTAGGTATTTTTATAATTAAATGAATAAATATGCTACTTCCCTGCTATATGGCAATTTGTGCTTCACCATATCTTGGTATACAATTACTCAACGAGAGACTAAACAATCAAAGCATGCAATATTCCCCCGAGTCGGTTTTCCTAAGAGATCATCCAAAGAATACCAGATTCTCCCTAGATCGCTTTGCCTCCATCGGTCTTTGGAAGCATCAAAGAGAGCCTGCGAGAGAAGCTGAGTGGGAACCGGCCGGGTGGAGAAAGCTCCGATTCAGGGTCTAGTTCTCGGTCAGAATCAAGTGAGAAAAGGCGAGGTAGGAGAAGGAAAAAATGTTCACCTTTGCTTTAACTATTGGCACACTAGCATCAGCAGCTATGTTCAGATTATCTGCTTACTTGGACTAGTGCATTAGTCAGATTTAGATGTCCGATAGCCGTGGTGTAATTAGCCAAGTTTGGGGCTTGTCTTGCTGTGCCCCCAGCATGACTCTATGACTTGATTGTACTTTGTACTGGTGTGTTGGATGCTTGGTtcattgctttataatataaagcggggatgCCTGCCTTATGATGTAATTAGATTTTAGCACCTAATTTAACCGTGACACGTCTCCCTGATGCGCAACAGAATGCCTCGTGTTGGCCCAGTTTGTAATAAACATGTACCACCAGCTTAGAGAACCCAAGTTAACGTACCTTCCTTGATTTTGCCACGATCATTTCTTCATGATCATCACATCTTTTTCTACCTTGTTTCAGGTTTTCAGGATTGATACTAAAACTTGCTTCTTACTTCCTTACGTAAACTTTTATCAGACATTTTAGGTCATtactttatactccctccgttcttaaatataagtcattttagagatttca encodes the following:
- the LOC123140888 gene encoding uncharacterized protein, giving the protein MNGGIGGGGILSYEKLEGYAVWVGASVAAAFFISMERCSCIHLHTMDDDDCDDPEEAKDRPLMLSRPQALPEYYYDRTGSSASFAKM